The proteins below come from a single Parageobacillus toebii NBRC 107807 genomic window:
- a CDS encoding MFS transporter, producing the protein MKQIHPIDVIDNSRVHSFHIWLIFWLFLVITFDGYDVVIYGTSVPLLIQEWGISDVTAGAIGSYTVIGTAIGAVLFGMLADKMGRKKIILLTTFLFGFFTLLSGFAPNPILFTISRIIAGIGLGGVMPNVIALATEIFPKRIRTAIVASIFCGYSVGAIAAALTSRALLPTVGWEAVYWIGGVPLLFLPFLMKGVPESIGFLLEKGREEEARKVLWLIDPNIGNDGEVELVKPESKVQDSLPIVKLFEEKRAFSTVMFWISCFSAFVLIYSMNTWLPRLMMKAGYDLSSSLAFTAVMQMGAIIGTVVFGPLVNKWGFKKVLVPLFFCGAIALSLIGFTNSMLVAFALIAIIGAASVGVQNIANAFVSQYYPEIMRSTALGSTMAFGRIGGIVAPTFIGILLSFNLLPQYNFAAIASAAVLGGLAMLLVQEKYAVYHKEQVGSTSERITVS; encoded by the coding sequence ATGAAACAAATTCACCCGATCGATGTGATCGACAATAGTCGAGTCCATTCTTTTCATATTTGGCTCATTTTTTGGCTGTTCCTTGTTATCACGTTCGATGGGTATGATGTTGTCATTTATGGCACTTCTGTTCCTTTGCTTATTCAAGAATGGGGAATTTCAGACGTTACCGCAGGTGCCATTGGTAGCTATACGGTAATCGGAACTGCCATTGGCGCTGTATTGTTTGGAATGTTAGCTGATAAAATGGGGCGTAAGAAAATTATTTTATTAACGACATTCTTATTTGGTTTTTTCACATTGCTCTCCGGTTTTGCCCCAAACCCGATTTTATTCACCATCTCTCGTATAATCGCTGGGATTGGCCTCGGCGGCGTTATGCCCAATGTCATTGCATTGGCGACAGAAATTTTTCCAAAGCGAATTCGTACAGCGATCGTCGCTTCTATTTTTTGTGGTTATTCTGTTGGAGCCATTGCTGCAGCGTTGACGAGCCGGGCGCTTTTGCCGACGGTTGGGTGGGAGGCCGTCTACTGGATCGGGGGTGTTCCGCTACTGTTTCTTCCGTTTTTAATGAAAGGTGTTCCAGAATCAATAGGGTTTCTTTTAGAAAAGGGAAGGGAAGAAGAAGCAAGAAAAGTTCTTTGGTTGATTGATCCTAATATCGGCAATGATGGTGAAGTTGAACTAGTGAAGCCCGAAAGCAAAGTTCAAGACTCTTTGCCTATTGTTAAATTATTCGAAGAGAAAAGAGCTTTTAGCACAGTCATGTTTTGGATTTCTTGTTTCAGTGCATTTGTGTTGATTTACTCGATGAATACATGGCTTCCCCGCCTGATGATGAAAGCGGGTTATGATTTGAGCTCCAGCCTTGCGTTTACCGCCGTGATGCAAATGGGAGCGATCATCGGTACGGTTGTTTTCGGTCCGTTAGTCAATAAATGGGGATTTAAGAAAGTACTTGTTCCTTTATTCTTCTGCGGAGCGATCGCCTTGTCGCTCATCGGCTTTACGAACAGTATGCTAGTCGCTTTTGCTCTAATTGCGATTATTGGTGCTGCCTCGGTCGGCGTTCAAAATATTGCGAATGCGTTTGTTTCCCAATACTATCCAGAAATAATGCGCTCTACTGCTTTAGGAAGTACGATGGCGTTTGGACGAATTGGCGGAATCGTTGCTCCGACATTTATAGGGATTTTATTATCCTTTAATTTATTGCCCCAATATAATTTTGCGGCGATTGCGAGCGCAGCCGTACTAGGCGGGCTGGCTATGTTATTAGTACAAGAAAAATATGCTGTTTATCATAAAGAACAAGTTGGATCAACTAGTGAGAGAATTACTGTTTCATAA
- a CDS encoding acetyl-CoA C-acetyltransferase yields MRTDIVLLEGARTAFAKFCGSFRDISATDLGAIAAREAMKKAKIEPEEIHHVVFGNVQQSSRDAHLLARHVGLKAGVPIDVPAVTVNRLCGTGLEAILMAARFILSGEAEVVLAGGTENMSQVPHVIRGMRWGTALGSPTVEDWLWDGLYDTVGGCSMAITAENLAKKYHITREEADRHALRSHQRALAAIERRYFQQEIVPVTIQEKEGEKVIDTDEHPRQTSMEQLGALKPRFIENGVVTAGNASGMNDGAAAVVVASGEYAAKRGLKPLARLVSWGIVGVEPQYMGIGPVPAIRQALEKANLSIDDLDLIEINEAFSAQYLACQKELGFDDEKGNVNGGAVAIGHPLAASGTRITLTLVYELARRGKKYGVSSLCIGGGQGIAAIWERL; encoded by the coding sequence ATGCGTACAGATATTGTGTTGCTTGAAGGAGCGCGTACGGCGTTTGCTAAATTTTGCGGTTCGTTCCGGGATATTTCGGCGACCGATTTGGGGGCGATTGCGGCGCGGGAGGCGATGAAGAAGGCGAAAATAGAGCCGGAAGAAATTCATCATGTGGTGTTTGGAAATGTACAACAGTCGAGCCGGGACGCCCATTTGCTGGCCCGTCATGTTGGCTTAAAGGCCGGGGTGCCGATCGATGTGCCGGCTGTGACAGTTAACCGTTTATGTGGGACGGGTTTAGAGGCCATTTTAATGGCGGCGAGATTCATTTTAAGCGGAGAGGCGGAAGTTGTGCTGGCAGGGGGGACAGAAAACATGAGCCAAGTGCCGCACGTCATTCGCGGCATGCGCTGGGGAACGGCGTTAGGCAGCCCGACCGTGGAAGACTGGCTGTGGGACGGACTGTACGACACCGTCGGCGGCTGCAGCATGGCAATTACGGCGGAAAATTTGGCGAAAAAATATCATATTACCCGCGAGGAAGCCGACCGCCATGCGCTCCGAAGCCATCAGCGGGCTTTGGCGGCGATCGAGCGGAGGTATTTTCAACAAGAAATTGTCCCGGTGACCATTCAGGAAAAAGAAGGAGAAAAAGTGATTGATACGGATGAACATCCGCGCCAAACGAGCATGGAACAGTTAGGAGCGCTAAAACCGCGATTCATTGAAAACGGTGTCGTGACGGCCGGAAATGCAAGTGGGATGAACGATGGGGCGGCGGCGGTGGTCGTCGCTTCAGGAGAGTATGCGGCGAAACGAGGGTTGAAACCGCTCGCCCGGCTTGTTTCCTGGGGGATCGTTGGGGTCGAACCGCAGTACATGGGAATCGGCCCTGTTCCGGCGATTCGCCAAGCGTTGGAAAAAGCTAATCTGTCTATAGATGACTTAGATTTAATCGAAATTAACGAGGCGTTCTCGGCCCAATATTTAGCGTGCCAGAAGGAATTAGGGTTTGACGATGAAAAAGGCAATGTAAACGGCGGCGCTGTCGCCATTGGCCATCCATTGGCCGCTTCGGGAACACGGATTACGTTGACGCTTGTGTATGAGCTAGCGAGAAGAGGCAAGAAATACGGCGTTTCCTCCTTATGCATAGGCGGCGGCCAAGGAATCGCTGCGATTTGGGAGAGACTATAA
- a CDS encoding class I adenylate-forming enzyme family protein, which produces MRLNNKMPSTVQEVLHHAVARYGKKTAIIDGERTLSFEEVNERSLRLAERLSGLGLQKGDIVAVQLPNSWEFAVTHLALARLGIVMVPVNLMYRQKELSFMFSFAHVKAVVTIDRWRGFNHAEMMESLQQIVPTLDYIIVVGERKGPRQYSFQTLLNDSGLSLADREGENPFPSPDDPMLIMFTSGTESDPKAVVHTYRTFIPAHLHNGQEYGLTADDVMLCLTPMGHMFSLPMILMGLYSGATQVMLSQFSVERVLDAFSQHGVTFCVAAPAHLIDMLKGTDETKEYPSKLRLVLTGGTKIPVWMVKSFRQRFCCDVAAQWGMTEIGAGSFTRPNDAAHLASDTVGRACPTGEICIFDENHQLLPNGKVGEIGFRGQSLFKGYYKNETATRQSMTEDGFFLTGDLGWKDDDGYIHYVSRKKDIINRGGLKVHAAEIEEALLMHPHIRQAAVIGIPDERLGERGCAIVSLKEGTTFSLEEMQQYLLEIGMAKYKLPEYLKISNELPTTASGKVSKGVLRKQYEQLEVK; this is translated from the coding sequence ATGCGGTTGAATAACAAAATGCCTAGTACGGTGCAAGAGGTGCTTCATCATGCCGTCGCCCGCTATGGAAAGAAAACAGCGATTATTGACGGCGAGAGAACGCTGTCTTTTGAAGAAGTGAACGAGCGATCTTTGCGGCTTGCCGAGCGGCTGAGCGGTTTAGGCCTTCAAAAAGGCGATATAGTGGCGGTGCAGTTACCAAACAGCTGGGAGTTTGCCGTGACCCATTTAGCTTTAGCACGCCTCGGAATCGTAATGGTGCCTGTGAACTTAATGTACCGGCAAAAAGAGTTATCGTTTATGTTTTCTTTTGCCCATGTGAAAGCCGTCGTTACCATTGACCGCTGGAGAGGATTTAACCATGCAGAGATGATGGAATCCCTCCAGCAGATTGTCCCGACTTTAGATTATATAATCGTCGTTGGGGAAAGGAAAGGACCGCGTCAATATAGTTTTCAAACGTTGTTAAACGATAGCGGCTTGTCTTTGGCAGATAGAGAGGGGGAGAACCCATTCCCTTCTCCGGACGATCCGATGTTGATTATGTTTACGTCCGGAACGGAGTCCGACCCAAAAGCGGTGGTCCATACGTATCGGACATTTATTCCTGCCCATTTGCATAATGGGCAGGAATACGGATTAACGGCTGACGATGTCATGCTTTGCTTGACGCCTATGGGCCATATGTTTTCCTTGCCGATGATTTTAATGGGCCTTTATAGCGGTGCTACTCAAGTGATGCTATCGCAATTTTCGGTTGAGCGTGTTTTAGATGCTTTCAGCCAGCACGGAGTGACGTTTTGCGTAGCTGCGCCGGCCCATTTGATTGATATGTTAAAAGGAACGGATGAAACAAAAGAATATCCGTCAAAACTGCGCCTTGTCTTAACTGGGGGAACGAAAATTCCGGTCTGGATGGTGAAATCGTTCCGGCAGCGTTTCTGCTGTGACGTTGCCGCCCAATGGGGAATGACGGAAATTGGAGCGGGATCGTTCACACGACCGAATGACGCAGCCCATCTCGCTTCAGATACGGTTGGCCGGGCGTGCCCGACGGGGGAAATTTGCATTTTTGATGAGAACCATCAGCTGCTGCCAAACGGAAAAGTAGGAGAAATCGGTTTTCGCGGTCAGTCGCTATTCAAAGGATATTATAAAAATGAAACAGCCACCCGGCAATCAATGACGGAAGATGGGTTTTTCCTCACCGGAGATTTAGGGTGGAAAGATGACGATGGTTACATTCACTACGTTAGCCGGAAAAAGGACATTATTAATCGCGGCGGATTAAAAGTGCACGCGGCGGAAATTGAGGAAGCGCTTCTTATGCATCCACATATCCGTCAGGCCGCTGTTATTGGGATTCCAGATGAACGGCTTGGGGAACGCGGCTGTGCGATTGTCTCATTGAAAGAAGGAACAACGTTTTCATTGGAAGAAATGCAACAATACTTGCTTGAAATAGGGATGGCTAAATATAAATTGCCTGAATATTTGAAAATATCAAACGAATTGCCGACTACTGCGTCAGGAAAAGTGAGCAAGGGAGTTTTGCGGAAACAGTATGAACAGTTAGAAGTTAAATAA
- a CDS encoding MFS transporter, producing MEKGWKTYHTIWLMLFLGWVVSYIDRTLTGPVVTWMIENKVEFLAESPNPHALGGLLGSLFFAGYMLTQFPGGYFGDKFGYRVIVIISILWAGVTTLLTGLVGGLTVFIALRVLTGLGEGVFYSNDRSLITQVTPPEKVGLGMGVVLTGLTLGLTIATIATPYVIQLFQPSMGTHAWKAPFLFMGIITLLVGMMMYKWMRPAGFTAQSESYGPPVGKLMQTSILFLVIIMALYYTTNAMQLSPTAIGLVLTVLAVLYIIYIYKTKSEEVGPILKSRNLLLLYLSFIPVLWHLWFYGFWSVAIVQDFGGGTLVSAALIASFNAVAGLIGFPLGGRLADRFANTVNGKRNVLAVLTGLLTIFIFIFAFYVMSGGNNPAIMSLILFTSGVFFFALQPVNHAITADFAPPKHKGAAFGMLNLFSEIGALLAPVISGAMRDHSGSWGSALLLDGILMAASLLLVIAVKPALEGRLTVAINAKETDVSH from the coding sequence ATGGAGAAAGGCTGGAAGACGTATCACACAATATGGTTGATGCTCTTTTTAGGCTGGGTCGTTTCTTATATTGATAGGACGTTAACAGGGCCTGTCGTCACATGGATGATTGAAAACAAGGTCGAATTTTTGGCCGAATCGCCCAACCCGCACGCGCTTGGGGGATTGCTTGGCAGCCTGTTCTTTGCCGGGTACATGCTAACGCAATTTCCCGGCGGGTATTTTGGCGACAAATTTGGTTATCGTGTGATTGTCATCATTAGCATTTTGTGGGCTGGCGTGACGACGTTATTGACCGGTTTGGTCGGCGGATTGACAGTATTTATCGCCTTGCGTGTGCTTACCGGATTAGGGGAAGGCGTCTTTTATTCTAACGACCGTTCCTTGATTACCCAAGTGACGCCGCCAGAAAAAGTCGGGCTGGGAATGGGCGTTGTGCTCACCGGTCTTACGCTTGGATTAACGATTGCGACGATTGCTACTCCATATGTTATTCAGCTGTTTCAGCCATCGATGGGGACGCATGCATGGAAAGCACCGTTTTTGTTCATGGGGATCATTACTTTGCTCGTTGGCATGATGATGTACAAATGGATGAGACCGGCCGGTTTTACGGCCCAATCGGAGTCGTATGGTCCACCGGTAGGCAAATTGATGCAAACTTCCATTTTATTCTTAGTCATCATCATGGCCTTGTATTATACTACCAATGCCATGCAATTATCGCCGACAGCGATCGGCTTGGTTTTAACAGTTTTGGCTGTTTTGTATATCATTTATATTTATAAAACAAAGAGCGAGGAAGTCGGACCGATCTTAAAAAGCCGCAACTTGTTGCTTTTATATCTTTCGTTTATTCCAGTTTTATGGCATTTGTGGTTTTACGGCTTCTGGTCTGTTGCTATTGTTCAAGACTTCGGGGGCGGCACGCTCGTTTCGGCGGCGCTCATCGCTTCATTTAATGCCGTTGCGGGTCTGATCGGTTTTCCGCTTGGGGGAAGATTAGCCGACCGATTTGCTAACACGGTCAATGGAAAACGAAATGTATTGGCGGTGTTGACGGGGCTGTTGACAATCTTCATTTTCATCTTTGCTTTTTATGTCATGTCAGGGGGCAACAATCCGGCAATCATGTCTCTTATTTTGTTTACTTCCGGGGTGTTCTTTTTCGCGCTTCAGCCAGTCAACCATGCCATTACAGCCGATTTTGCCCCGCCGAAGCATAAAGGAGCGGCGTTTGGGATGCTGAATTTGTTTTCTGAAATTGGAGCGTTATTAGCACCGGTGATTTCGGGGGCCATGCGTGATCATTCAGGGAGCTGGGGAAGTGCGTTGTTGCTTGATGGCATTTTAATGGCAGCGAGCTTGCTACTTGTCATCGCCGTAAAACCTGCTTTAGAAGGCAGACTAACTGTTGCAATAAACGCCAAAGAAACGGATGTAAGTCATTAA
- a CDS encoding IclR family transcriptional regulator — protein sequence MRNVNVETIRSVERAVHILNCFSFERPSLSIEEIVAKTKLAKATVYRLLWTLETQGLIHYDQKENLYRLGYKMLEYGGIVLENLDMRREAEPFLHELQAQTGYTVLFAVRQQDSLQYLIRLDSDDSFQPRSYIGRRRVLHYGALGTTIMAYLPEEEVKAIIKKHPLEAHTPNTIVDEREFMERLHTIRNDGFFVDKDETFIGFTAVAAPVFDRNGIIGAIGLAGATFKMMESLSELVRQTVSTAQHISKRLGHIAHYPS from the coding sequence ATGAGAAATGTAAATGTGGAAACGATTCGTTCAGTAGAAAGAGCGGTTCATATTTTAAACTGTTTTAGTTTCGAACGTCCAAGCCTTTCCATTGAGGAAATTGTCGCCAAAACGAAGCTAGCGAAAGCCACTGTCTACCGCTTGCTATGGACGCTAGAGACACAAGGGCTCATTCATTATGACCAAAAAGAGAATTTGTACCGTCTTGGCTATAAAATGCTCGAATATGGAGGAATTGTCCTCGAAAACTTAGACATGCGGCGCGAGGCGGAACCGTTTTTGCACGAGTTGCAAGCACAAACAGGATATACGGTTTTATTTGCCGTGCGCCAACAAGACAGTTTGCAATATTTAATTCGCCTCGATAGCGACGACAGTTTCCAGCCGCGCTCGTATATCGGCCGCCGGCGTGTATTGCATTACGGGGCGCTCGGAACGACAATCATGGCTTATTTGCCTGAAGAAGAAGTGAAAGCCATTATTAAGAAACATCCGCTAGAAGCCCACACCCCAAATACGATCGTTGACGAGCGCGAGTTTATGGAACGTTTACACACGATTCGGAATGATGGATTTTTTGTCGATAAAGATGAGACATTTATCGGCTTTACGGCTGTCGCCGCCCCTGTTTTTGACCGAAACGGCATTATCGGCGCCATCGGGCTGGCCGGCGCAACGTTTAAGATGATGGAGTCGCTGTCCGAACTCGTCCGCCAAACGGTCAGCACCGCCCAACATATATCGAAACGGCTCGGACATATCGCGCACTATCCGTCATAA
- a CDS encoding class I adenylate-forming enzyme family protein, whose translation METISVLSVPQLLEKAAKENPHKEAVYDLRRRITYGDLHKEVHRLASALVSLGIKQGDRVGVCLPNWLETVQLFFAIAKIGAIAVPFNPKYRQHEVEHIMKNSGMKVVFICEELAKNTDLDLIQAKVGKVITVRFTKAGIDSFEQLIARSPEQPLPAVELDSYRDLFCILYTSGTTGSPKGVMITHRSVVQSGIAIANSLKCNANDVFLICTPIFHIFGMACNLMSAVYSQAKMVLQERYSPKEALQLIEREKVTIHHAVPAMFKMELNILNFQLFDLSSLRAGITGADVCPLDTVKAIREKMGMVLCISFGTTETGAVTITPFEATEDRIFETVGKVLEGNEVKIVNDRREVLPPGQIGEIACRGFGVMKGYYNMPKQTAEVLDQDGWYYTGDLGVMDEHGYIKFVGRKKELIIRGGYNIYPKEIENVLQQHPSVLASAVIGLPDPVLGESVYAVIQPKEGVHVTETEILEFLRPLLADYKLPNKVVFVPQFPITASGKIQKGKLKDMLKVFEHREG comes from the coding sequence ATGGAGACTATTAGCGTGTTGTCCGTTCCTCAGCTGTTAGAAAAAGCAGCAAAGGAAAATCCGCACAAGGAGGCGGTTTATGACCTTCGACGCAGAATCACATATGGCGATTTGCATAAAGAAGTTCACCGCTTAGCCTCTGCGTTAGTTTCACTTGGCATCAAACAAGGGGATCGGGTTGGGGTTTGTTTGCCGAATTGGCTTGAAACGGTCCAACTATTTTTTGCCATCGCCAAAATCGGAGCCATTGCCGTTCCTTTTAATCCAAAATACCGACAGCATGAAGTAGAACATATTATGAAAAATTCCGGGATGAAAGTCGTTTTTATATGCGAGGAGCTAGCGAAAAATACCGATTTGGATCTAATTCAAGCGAAAGTAGGCAAAGTGATTACAGTTCGCTTTACAAAAGCGGGAATTGATTCCTTTGAGCAACTCATCGCCCGCTCACCAGAACAACCGCTGCCAGCTGTTGAGCTCGATTCGTATCGTGACTTATTTTGCATTTTATATACTTCAGGCACGACCGGCTCTCCAAAAGGGGTAATGATCACCCATCGCAGCGTAGTCCAATCCGGTATTGCCATTGCGAACAGTTTAAAGTGTAATGCGAATGATGTTTTTCTCATTTGCACACCAATTTTCCATATATTTGGCATGGCGTGCAACTTAATGTCGGCTGTATACAGCCAAGCGAAAATGGTACTGCAAGAAAGATACAGTCCAAAAGAAGCGTTACAATTGATCGAAAGAGAAAAGGTGACGATCCATCACGCCGTTCCAGCTATGTTTAAGATGGAATTAAATATTCTGAATTTTCAATTATTTGATTTATCCTCCTTGCGTGCAGGCATAACAGGGGCTGACGTCTGTCCGTTAGATACAGTGAAAGCCATACGCGAAAAAATGGGAATGGTGTTATGTATATCGTTTGGTACAACGGAAACCGGAGCTGTCACGATTACGCCGTTTGAAGCGACAGAGGACCGAATTTTTGAGACGGTCGGCAAAGTATTGGAAGGAAACGAAGTGAAAATTGTCAACGACCGAAGAGAGGTGCTTCCTCCAGGGCAAATTGGGGAAATTGCCTGCCGGGGGTTTGGCGTTATGAAAGGGTATTATAATATGCCTAAACAGACAGCCGAAGTGCTTGACCAAGACGGTTGGTATTATACCGGTGATCTCGGGGTTATGGATGAACACGGTTATATTAAATTCGTGGGACGAAAGAAAGAGCTAATTATTCGCGGCGGATACAATATATATCCAAAAGAAATCGAAAACGTTTTACAGCAGCACCCAAGCGTTCTCGCATCTGCTGTTATTGGCTTGCCTGACCCGGTCTTAGGCGAATCTGTTTATGCGGTTATCCAGCCTAAGGAAGGAGTTCACGTAACTGAAACAGAAATTCTTGAGTTTTTGCGTCCGTTGCTAGCCGACTACAAACTTCCGAATAAGGTTGTTTTTGTTCCACAGTTCCCTATAACGGCAAGCGGGAAAATCCAAAAAGGAAAATTAAAAGATATGTTAAAAGTTTTTGAACATAGGGAGGGGTAA
- a CDS encoding cupin domain-containing protein, whose amino-acid sequence MKALERLKEDLEKVYLGPLWEKLGKMVTPEPDHEVVPYLWKWETIRKHLLEAGELLRLGRESERRVVYLQNPSLLKHGLIGYSTNTLYVGVQLLLPGEVAPAHRHSQSAIRFIIEGEGAYTAVDGERTYMERGDLILTPAWTWHDHGHEGTEPVIWMDGLDVGLVRNFAGSFFEPYSEDVFPVAGPHNGSTFKYSTGALRPVTDRKRKGYPSPLIAYKWKTTKQVLENLSKLDPDPYDGYAVDYINPLTGRSADLRIGTTMQKLTPGMHTKAHRHVHSAVYHVLDGEGYTIINGVKFEWSKGDFFILPPWSWHEHVNTGEGDAHLFSINDLPIMELLDLEREEAYNKNGGHQSIIDVFQPTL is encoded by the coding sequence ATGAAAGCGCTTGAACGGCTGAAAGAAGATTTGGAGAAAGTGTATTTAGGTCCATTATGGGAAAAGCTTGGAAAAATGGTGACGCCGGAGCCTGACCACGAAGTTGTCCCGTATTTATGGAAATGGGAGACGATTCGTAAACATTTGCTGGAAGCCGGAGAACTGCTTCGTTTAGGAAGGGAAAGTGAGCGCCGGGTTGTTTATTTGCAAAATCCGTCCTTGTTGAAGCATGGCTTGATCGGCTACTCGACCAATACGCTTTATGTAGGGGTGCAGCTGTTGCTGCCGGGTGAAGTGGCGCCTGCGCACCGCCATAGCCAATCGGCTATCCGGTTTATTATTGAAGGTGAGGGAGCCTATACGGCAGTCGATGGCGAAAGAACGTATATGGAACGTGGAGATTTGATTTTGACCCCGGCGTGGACGTGGCATGATCACGGTCACGAAGGAACTGAACCGGTCATTTGGATGGACGGTCTTGATGTCGGGTTAGTAAGAAACTTTGCTGGTTCGTTCTTTGAGCCGTATTCCGAAGATGTATTCCCTGTTGCCGGTCCTCACAACGGTTCAACTTTCAAATATTCAACGGGTGCGCTACGTCCAGTTACTGACCGGAAGCGAAAAGGATATCCTTCCCCATTGATCGCCTATAAGTGGAAAACGACTAAACAAGTGTTGGAGAATTTGTCCAAGCTTGATCCCGATCCGTATGACGGATATGCGGTCGATTACATTAACCCGTTGACAGGAAGATCGGCGGATTTGCGCATTGGGACAACGATGCAAAAATTAACCCCTGGCATGCATACAAAGGCGCACCGCCATGTCCATAGCGCAGTGTACCACGTCCTTGACGGGGAAGGATACACCATTATCAACGGGGTCAAATTTGAATGGTCGAAAGGCGATTTCTTTATTTTGCCGCCTTGGAGCTGGCACGAGCATGTCAACACTGGGGAAGGCGATGCCCACCTGTTCTCGATTAACGATTTGCCGATCATGGAGCTGCTTGATCTTGAAAGAGAGGAAGCTTACAACAAAAACGGCGGCCATCAGTCCATTATCGATGTATTTCAGCCGACTCTCTGA
- a CDS encoding fumarylacetoacetate hydrolase family protein: MKLALFNDFQLGVIVDDVIYEIGSHLFGHFHQGIGFCPMVQLIAEFEAYRSEIEKKLHEYPAYALADVRLRQPVKKPGKIVAAPVNYVSHQKEMKVEHTAKGLGFFLKAPSSIIGPNDTIVLPDPNRRFDHELELAFVIGKTAKNVKAENAYDYIFGYTGLMDVTLRPDETHHEERCLRKSFDTFTPMGPWIVTKEEVADPNNINMVLTVNGEVRQRVNTKEMICSVAELLEIYSHIMTLEPGDVITTGTPDGVGPIHDGDVVSMEIEGIGSYSVRVSLAPNAAVLR; this comes from the coding sequence ATGAAACTGGCATTATTTAACGACTTTCAGCTCGGAGTGATTGTAGACGATGTCATTTATGAGATCGGGAGCCATTTATTTGGCCACTTTCATCAAGGAATCGGCTTTTGCCCGATGGTTCAGCTTATTGCTGAATTTGAAGCATATCGCTCGGAAATTGAAAAGAAGCTGCATGAATATCCCGCTTATGCCTTAGCGGATGTCCGGCTGCGCCAGCCGGTGAAGAAACCGGGGAAAATTGTGGCCGCTCCCGTTAACTATGTATCTCACCAAAAAGAAATGAAAGTGGAACATACGGCAAAGGGGCTAGGCTTTTTCTTAAAGGCGCCATCTTCGATCATTGGGCCGAACGACACGATCGTTTTGCCTGATCCGAACCGCCGTTTTGATCATGAATTAGAGTTGGCCTTTGTCATTGGAAAAACAGCGAAAAATGTCAAGGCGGAAAACGCTTACGATTATATATTCGGTTATACCGGACTTATGGATGTGACGTTGCGTCCGGATGAAACGCACCACGAGGAACGGTGTTTGCGCAAGTCATTTGATACGTTTACGCCGATGGGGCCATGGATCGTGACAAAAGAGGAGGTTGCGGATCCAAACAATATAAACATGGTGCTAACAGTAAATGGTGAAGTCCGCCAACGGGTGAATACAAAGGAAATGATCTGTTCTGTCGCTGAGCTCTTGGAAATTTATTCCCATATTATGACTCTTGAGCCAGGTGATGTCATCACGACAGGGACTCCGGATGGCGTCGGGCCGATTCATGACGGTGATGTTGTCAGTATGGAGATCGAGGGGATCGGAAGCTATTCCGTCCGAGTTTCCTTAGCGCCTAATGCGGCTGTATTGCGGTAA
- a CDS encoding DUF3237 domain-containing protein, whose translation MIIKFEHLFTAHIEVGRPIEIGDVGIGYRRIIPIIGGSFEGARMRGKVLSGGADYQLIRKDGVTELSAHYTIETDNGVPIYVINRGYRHGSKEIVDKIFRGEDVPHDSYYFKTSPVFEVSNKNYDFLNRMMFIGEGVRKPTKVEVTFYQIL comes from the coding sequence ATAATCATAAAATTTGAACACTTATTCACGGCTCATATTGAAGTAGGGAGGCCAATAGAAATTGGAGATGTGGGGATCGGATATAGAAGGATTATCCCGATTATTGGTGGGAGTTTTGAGGGAGCTCGTATGAGAGGAAAGGTACTCTCTGGCGGGGCGGACTATCAATTAATTCGAAAAGATGGGGTGACGGAACTATCAGCCCATTATACGATTGAAACGGATAACGGGGTTCCCATTTATGTAATTAATAGAGGATATAGACACGGGTCAAAGGAAATCGTAGATAAGATTTTTCGTGGAGAGGATGTACCGCACGATTCCTATTATTTTAAAACTTCCCCTGTTTTTGAAGTAAGTAATAAAAATTATGACTTTCTTAATAGAATGATGTTTATTGGGGAAGGAGTCAGAAAACCTACAAAAGTAGAAGTTACATTTTATCAGATTCTTTAA